The Nitrospira sp. genome window below encodes:
- the nuoG gene encoding NADH-quinone oxidoreductase subunit NuoG produces MATIIVDNKSYTVDEQQNVLAACLGHGLNVPYFCWHPAMGSVGACRQCAVKQFKDDRDQSGRLVMSCMTPATNGTRISIDDPEAKAFRAAVIEWLMVNHPHDCPVCDEGGECHLQDMTVMTGHVYRRYRYQKRTHRNQTLGPFIRHEMNRCIQCYRCVRYYRDYAGGRDLNVFGSHDAVYFGREQDGTLENEFSGNLVEVCPTGVFTDKTFFHHYTRKWDLQAAQSICPHCSLGCNTTAGERSGTLRRITNRFNSQVNGYFLCDRGRFGYEYVNSSHRIKRAVVRPERRPSQLGTTEGVPQPLEFAADSVRQARGIVGIGSPRASLEANVALRSLVGPQHFYQGIDEQERRLLSTILKVLQTGPVPSASIHDAEQSDAVFVLGADLLNEAPRLALALLQSIRQQPMEQVDALKIPRWDEAAVRNAVQNRRGPLFLAGYQRTWFHEYATDTYFAAPDDLARLGFAVAGSISQEAPSVPDLSPEVKDLTQRIAEALTHAQRPLIIAGTESGSHATIEAAANVAWALHQQGKQPRLSFVLPECNSAGLALLGGGSLNDAFDAIRRGKADTVIVLENDLYRRADQAHVDAFFETAHTVIAIDSVENRTTAHADVLLPAATGPESDGTFVNQEGRAQRFYQVFVPDGDVKESWRWLSELGRATSQEGESESGVETWRNFDDAVSATAIAAPELARIGEVAPSASFRLVGQKAPRQSERCSGRTSLISHLTMHEPPPPVDHDSPLGFTMEGYRGPLPSPLISQFWAPGWNSIQAVNTYQDEVGGPLRDEMPGVRLIEPVATKTSGWFTTIPLAFQAPAHQWLLLPLSAVFGSDELSNRSPAIAERIGKPFLSLHPSDGARLTLEDHSTIDLVLQDMTYRLVVHLDPSIPVGTAGLSLVPEVSGVSVPAWVDLLKAIQTEHKRRAA; encoded by the coding sequence ATGGCAACCATTATCGTCGATAACAAGTCGTATACGGTGGATGAACAACAGAATGTGCTCGCCGCCTGTCTGGGACATGGGCTGAACGTGCCCTATTTCTGCTGGCATCCGGCCATGGGATCGGTCGGAGCCTGCCGCCAGTGTGCGGTCAAACAGTTCAAAGACGATCGAGATCAGTCTGGTCGACTGGTGATGTCCTGCATGACACCCGCGACGAACGGCACGCGGATCTCGATCGATGATCCGGAGGCCAAGGCCTTTCGCGCAGCAGTCATCGAATGGCTGATGGTGAACCATCCACACGACTGCCCAGTCTGTGATGAAGGAGGGGAGTGTCATTTACAAGACATGACGGTCATGACCGGGCATGTCTACCGGCGCTACCGCTATCAAAAACGGACCCATCGTAATCAGACTCTCGGCCCATTTATTCGGCACGAGATGAATCGGTGCATTCAATGTTACCGCTGCGTCCGATACTACCGAGACTATGCCGGTGGACGTGACCTCAACGTGTTTGGTTCGCATGACGCCGTCTACTTCGGCCGGGAACAGGATGGCACGCTGGAGAACGAATTCAGCGGAAATCTAGTGGAGGTCTGTCCGACCGGAGTCTTCACGGACAAAACTTTCTTTCATCACTACACGAGGAAATGGGATCTACAAGCCGCCCAATCGATCTGTCCACATTGTAGCCTTGGGTGCAATACCACCGCCGGTGAACGATCTGGGACTCTGCGTCGGATCACCAATCGGTTCAACAGTCAGGTGAACGGCTACTTTTTGTGTGATCGGGGGCGGTTTGGGTATGAGTATGTCAATAGCTCGCATCGCATCAAGCGGGCCGTGGTGAGGCCGGAACGTCGCCCATCCCAGTTAGGAACGACGGAAGGAGTACCGCAGCCTCTCGAGTTCGCGGCGGACTCTGTACGACAGGCTCGTGGGATTGTGGGCATTGGGTCGCCTCGCGCGTCGCTCGAGGCCAATGTGGCCCTGCGATCTTTGGTTGGCCCGCAGCACTTTTATCAGGGGATCGATGAGCAGGAACGCCGACTTCTCTCGACGATACTCAAGGTCCTTCAGACTGGACCGGTGCCGTCGGCGTCGATTCACGATGCCGAACAGTCGGATGCCGTCTTCGTTCTTGGAGCGGATCTCTTGAACGAGGCGCCACGCTTGGCGCTGGCTCTTCTCCAGTCCATTCGGCAACAGCCGATGGAACAGGTCGATGCATTGAAGATTCCTCGATGGGATGAGGCGGCAGTGCGCAATGCGGTGCAAAACCGACGAGGCCCTCTGTTCCTCGCTGGGTATCAGCGTACGTGGTTTCATGAGTATGCCACTGACACCTACTTCGCCGCGCCGGATGATCTTGCTAGGTTGGGATTTGCCGTGGCTGGGTCGATCAGTCAAGAGGCACCCTCCGTTCCGGATCTCAGTCCAGAGGTCAAGGATCTCACACAGCGTATTGCTGAGGCCCTCACCCATGCCCAACGCCCACTGATCATTGCCGGAACGGAAAGCGGCTCCCACGCGACGATAGAGGCAGCAGCCAATGTGGCCTGGGCTCTGCATCAACAAGGAAAACAGCCACGACTCAGCTTTGTGCTTCCAGAGTGCAATAGCGCAGGCCTCGCCTTACTCGGTGGCGGAAGCTTGAATGACGCGTTCGATGCGATCCGTCGGGGGAAAGCCGATACCGTGATCGTGCTGGAGAACGACTTGTATCGGCGCGCGGATCAGGCACACGTCGATGCCTTCTTTGAGACGGCGCACACAGTTATTGCCATCGATTCGGTTGAGAATCGCACGACGGCGCATGCCGATGTGCTGCTTCCGGCTGCCACAGGTCCGGAATCCGATGGGACATTTGTCAATCAGGAAGGCCGAGCCCAACGATTCTACCAAGTGTTTGTCCCGGACGGTGACGTCAAAGAGAGCTGGCGGTGGCTGAGTGAGCTTGGCCGTGCAACGTCACAGGAGGGTGAGAGTGAATCCGGAGTGGAGACCTGGCGCAACTTCGACGATGCAGTCTCTGCAACGGCGATAGCGGCTCCCGAGCTAGCACGCATCGGAGAGGTCGCCCCGTCAGCGAGTTTTCGTTTGGTGGGTCAAAAAGCTCCCAGACAATCTGAGCGATGCAGTGGACGTACGTCACTGATTTCTCATCTGACCATGCACGAACCGCCTCCTCCCGTTGATCATGATTCGCCGCTTGGATTTACGATGGAGGGATATCGAGGACCGCTTCCTTCACCGCTGATTTCCCAATTCTGGGCGCCTGGCTGGAATTCTATCCAGGCTGTGAATACGTATCAAGACGAAGTCGGTGGGCCATTGCGCGATGAAATGCCTGGAGTCCGGCTCATCGAACCAGTTGCCACGAAGACCTCTGGTTGGTTCACCACCATTCCACTCGCGTTTCAGGCACCCGCTCATCAATGGTTGCTGCTGCCTCTATCCGCCGTCTTTGGAAGCGACGAACTCAGCAACCGATCTCCGGCGATTGCCGAACGGATCGGCAAGCCGTTCCTCTCCTTGCATCCATCAGATGGTGCGCGGTTGACCCTTGAAGACCACAGCACGATCGATCTGGTGCTGCAGGACATGACGTACCGCCTTGTTGTGCACCTCGATCCTTCCATACCTGTGGGGACGGCAGGTCTCTCCCTTGTGCCAGAGGTATCTGGCGTCAGCGTGCCGGCTTGGGTTGATCTGTTAAAGGCAATCCAGACTGAACACAAGCGGAGGGCTGCATGA
- the nuoH gene encoding NADH-quinone oxidoreductase subunit NuoH, with translation MDWSHTALTIAVMLGSCLTLAGMLIWVERRLLGVWQERYGPNRLGPGGCLQSLADMIKIFTKEDWIPPFADKAVFVITPAIVVITALMSFAVIPIAPTFVVADLNVGVLFFLAMSSLAAYSVIIGGWASNNKFAFLGSLRAIAQLLSYEVFMGLSLMGAVLLAGSFNLSDIVEAQRHQWFVIPQFLGFLGFFMAGLAEAHRTPFDMPEAEAELVAGYHSEYSGMKFGMFFVGEYLSILLLSAMTVILFFGGWHGPWLPPVVWFAVKMFGFIALIILIRAAWPRFRFDQLLSFGWKVVMPLALINLLVTGGVVLWRAG, from the coding sequence ATCGATTGGAGCCACACCGCCCTCACTATCGCCGTCATGCTTGGCAGCTGCCTGACCTTGGCCGGGATGCTGATCTGGGTCGAACGGCGACTGCTCGGAGTATGGCAAGAACGATACGGCCCCAACCGTCTGGGGCCAGGCGGGTGCCTGCAATCACTGGCGGATATGATCAAGATCTTTACGAAAGAAGACTGGATTCCGCCCTTCGCTGATAAGGCGGTATTTGTTATTACGCCGGCCATCGTCGTGATCACGGCACTTATGTCGTTCGCCGTGATACCGATTGCGCCTACCTTCGTGGTCGCCGATCTCAATGTGGGCGTCCTGTTCTTTTTGGCCATGTCGAGCCTTGCCGCCTACAGTGTCATCATCGGGGGATGGGCGTCCAACAACAAATTCGCGTTTCTCGGCAGCCTTCGGGCGATCGCGCAATTGTTGAGCTACGAAGTCTTCATGGGATTGTCGCTGATGGGCGCGGTGCTGTTGGCAGGATCCTTCAACCTCAGTGACATTGTGGAGGCGCAACGGCATCAATGGTTTGTGATCCCTCAGTTCTTGGGGTTTCTTGGGTTTTTCATGGCGGGACTGGCTGAAGCACACCGCACCCCGTTCGATATGCCTGAGGCGGAAGCAGAGCTCGTGGCCGGCTACCACTCCGAGTACAGCGGGATGAAATTTGGGATGTTCTTTGTCGGTGAATACCTGAGCATCCTCCTCCTTTCAGCGATGACGGTCATTCTATTCTTCGGTGGCTGGCACGGCCCCTGGCTGCCGCCGGTGGTGTGGTTTGCCGTGAAGATGTTCGGCTTCATCGCCTTGATCATCCTGATTCGTGCGGCCTGGCCTCGATTCCGTTTTGATCAGCTTCTGTCATTCGGGTGGAAGGTCGTAATGCCACTCGCGTTGATCAATCTGTTGGTGACGGGCGGGGTGGTGTTGTGGAGAGCAGGATAG
- the nuoI gene encoding NADH-quinone oxidoreductase subunit NuoI: MMNTWLYARNLIVGLWIVFKRTFTKPVTVQYPEEQPYLPPRWRGRIVLTRDPDGEERCVACYLCSAACPVDCISLQAADNPEAHDRRYPAFFRINFSRCIYCGMCEEACPTNAIQLIPDFEQSEYARRNLVYEKEDLLISGTGKYHDYNFYRMAGVRTRDKDKGQGEHELPPVDVKSLMP; this comes from the coding sequence ATGATGAACACATGGTTATACGCCCGGAATCTCATCGTGGGGCTATGGATCGTCTTTAAACGGACCTTCACGAAGCCGGTGACGGTTCAGTATCCGGAAGAGCAACCCTATTTGCCGCCGCGTTGGCGTGGACGCATCGTCCTCACCAGAGATCCCGACGGTGAAGAGCGGTGTGTGGCCTGTTACCTCTGCTCAGCCGCCTGTCCTGTCGATTGTATTTCGCTTCAGGCTGCGGACAATCCAGAAGCGCACGACCGTCGCTATCCGGCGTTCTTCCGGATCAACTTTTCGCGCTGCATTTACTGTGGCATGTGCGAGGAAGCCTGTCCGACCAATGCGATCCAGCTGATTCCGGATTTTGAACAGAGTGAATATGCACGGCGGAACCTGGTGTATGAGAAAGAAGACCTCCTTATCAGCGGGACCGGTAAGTATCACGACTACAATTTTTATCGAATGGCCGGCGTCAGGACTCGCGACAAAGACAAGGGACAAGGTGAACACGAACTTCCACCGGTGGATGTGAAGAGTTTGATGCCATGA
- the nuoJ gene encoding NADH-quinone oxidoreductase subunit J, translating to MEVLFYIAAAVTVLATLRVITHVHAVHALLYLVVALIALSLIFYLLGAQFAAALEIIIYGGAIMVLFIFVVMLLGPLAVEQERTWFSPTAWVGPSILALVLLGEVGYLIASGDHPTMAVAEPTQKAISIALYGPYIIGVELASMLLLPGLIGAYHLGRRLSSEARSC from the coding sequence ATGGAAGTTTTATTCTATATCGCTGCCGCGGTGACTGTCTTGGCGACGCTACGCGTGATCACGCATGTGCATGCGGTCCACGCGCTGCTCTATCTGGTCGTGGCACTGATCGCGTTATCCCTGATTTTCTATTTACTTGGTGCACAGTTTGCCGCCGCGCTGGAAATCATCATTTACGGTGGTGCCATCATGGTGCTGTTCATTTTTGTCGTGATGCTCCTAGGGCCACTCGCGGTTGAACAGGAACGGACGTGGTTCTCACCCACCGCATGGGTAGGGCCTAGTATCCTAGCCCTAGTCCTTCTGGGAGAAGTGGGATATCTCATTGCTTCCGGGGACCATCCCACGATGGCAGTCGCAGAACCGACGCAGAAAGCGATCTCTATCGCCCTCTACGGACCCTATATCATTGGGGTGGAATTGGCGTCCATGCTGTTGTTGCCAGGGTTGATCGGCGCCTATCACTTAGGGCGCCGTCTCTCAAGTGAGGCCCGTTCATGTTGA
- the nuoK gene encoding NADH-quinone oxidoreductase subunit NuoK has protein sequence MLSTPALVLAIMLFGLGLIGLLSRRNILYMLLSLEIMLNAAALAFIAGGARWGQVDGEIMFLFILTLAAAEVSVALGIVLQLSYRFRTLDADAFCEMKG, from the coding sequence ATGTTGAGTACGCCTGCACTGGTATTGGCCATCATGTTGTTTGGTCTCGGATTGATCGGCTTATTGAGTCGGCGAAACATCCTGTACATGCTCCTCTCGCTCGAAATCATGTTGAATGCTGCCGCGCTTGCGTTCATTGCCGGAGGGGCTCGTTGGGGACAAGTCGATGGGGAGATTATGTTCCTGTTCATCCTCACGCTGGCAGCAGCTGAAGTGTCCGTGGCACTGGGGATCGTACTGCAGCTGTCCTACCGGTTCCGGACATTGGACGCTGATGCATTCTGCGAAATGAAAGGGTAA
- the nuoL gene encoding NADH-quinone oxidoreductase subunit L produces MISVLWLIPVLPLAGFLLLVLCGARLSRQQIAWVGCGSVGAAAVTTALVATDFFSLFPARESYQQTLWDWIDTSGMTVGISWYLDALSLLMVAVITGIGFLIHLYSAEYMAHDDDYARFFAYMNLFVAAMLTLVLADNLLLLYLGWEGVGLCSYLLIGFWYREPEYGTAAQKAFIVTRIGDTAFAIGLFILFTQFQTLSIQQVQSLAMEAWPVGANLAMIVAALFLIGAVGKSAQLPLQVWLPDAMAGPTPVSALIHAATMVTAGVYLIARMHHLFELAPMVQEGIAVLGLVTLLLAATSALVQHDIKRVLAYSTMSQIGYMFLALGVGAWSAALFHFFTHSCFKALLFLAAGSVIHSLHHEQNIFKMGGLRRHLPWTFWTFLIGAAAMSGVPLITSGFYSKDWILWSVWSSPLSHRWIWFGALLGTMLTGLYSFRLIFRVFFGEVRTQPTGESGLAMRLPLVVLAFLALTVGFLEMPHTLGHVTLFSQYLSHALPTIELLPGMDESSEAREQLAVTVAALLGIGLAALLFLPGSLFGARGTDQSTSHPSVTLLQGGWGFDRLYDRLFVQPWFAVTKNSSDMVDRGYEWLAVCAESCHGWLSYTQTGQVRWYAATIAVGTLMLLGLFAM; encoded by the coding sequence ATGATTAGCGTACTGTGGCTCATTCCCGTTCTCCCGCTCGCAGGATTTCTGCTGTTGGTCCTCTGTGGCGCACGGTTGAGCCGACAGCAGATCGCGTGGGTTGGGTGCGGATCGGTTGGGGCAGCCGCCGTGACGACCGCGCTGGTCGCCACAGACTTTTTCAGCCTCTTTCCCGCCCGCGAGTCCTATCAGCAAACATTGTGGGATTGGATCGACACGTCTGGAATGACGGTCGGCATCTCCTGGTATCTGGATGCGCTCTCACTCTTGATGGTGGCGGTGATCACCGGCATCGGTTTCTTGATCCATCTGTACTCCGCTGAATACATGGCTCACGATGATGATTACGCCAGATTTTTTGCCTACATGAATCTGTTTGTGGCCGCCATGCTGACGCTGGTGTTGGCCGACAATCTCCTTCTGCTCTATCTGGGCTGGGAAGGGGTCGGGCTCTGCAGCTATCTGTTGATCGGATTTTGGTATCGCGAACCCGAATACGGCACAGCCGCGCAGAAGGCCTTCATTGTGACTCGCATCGGAGATACGGCGTTTGCCATCGGGCTGTTTATCCTCTTCACGCAATTCCAAACCTTATCGATTCAACAGGTCCAGAGTTTGGCGATGGAGGCCTGGCCAGTGGGTGCAAATCTGGCCATGATCGTCGCGGCGCTCTTTTTGATCGGTGCGGTCGGCAAGTCGGCGCAGTTGCCTCTTCAAGTGTGGTTGCCCGACGCGATGGCAGGCCCCACTCCGGTCAGTGCGCTGATCCATGCGGCCACGATGGTGACAGCAGGGGTCTACCTCATTGCCCGCATGCATCATCTGTTTGAGCTCGCGCCGATGGTGCAAGAGGGTATTGCAGTGCTTGGCCTCGTGACGTTGCTGCTGGCAGCCACCAGCGCCTTGGTGCAGCACGATATTAAGCGGGTGCTCGCCTATTCGACGATGAGCCAGATCGGCTACATGTTTCTGGCACTCGGCGTGGGAGCCTGGTCTGCTGCGCTCTTTCATTTTTTCACTCATTCCTGCTTCAAAGCCTTACTCTTCCTGGCGGCTGGATCGGTCATTCACAGCCTCCACCATGAGCAGAACATCTTCAAGATGGGTGGACTCCGGCGGCATTTGCCCTGGACCTTTTGGACATTCTTAATCGGAGCCGCCGCAATGTCCGGTGTTCCCCTCATCACATCCGGGTTTTACAGCAAAGATTGGATCCTATGGTCGGTCTGGTCTTCACCCCTCAGTCATCGGTGGATCTGGTTTGGTGCGCTACTCGGGACCATGCTGACCGGGCTCTATAGTTTCCGGCTGATCTTTCGGGTCTTTTTCGGAGAGGTTCGTACACAACCGACCGGCGAATCAGGTCTGGCCATGCGCCTGCCTCTGGTGGTGCTGGCGTTCTTGGCGCTCACCGTCGGTTTTCTGGAGATGCCCCATACACTTGGGCATGTCACTCTGTTTAGCCAGTACCTGTCCCATGCGCTCCCAACAATAGAGCTCCTTCCTGGGATGGATGAATCGAGCGAGGCCCGCGAACAGTTGGCTGTCACCGTCGCGGCACTGCTCGGGATCGGCCTGGCCGCGCTCCTGTTCCTGCCCGGCTCCCTCTTTGGTGCGCGAGGGACAGATCAATCCACGTCTCACCCTTCGGTAACCTTGCTGCAAGGAGGGTGGGGGTTCGATCGACTCTATGATCGTCTGTTCGTGCAGCCCTGGTTTGCTGTAACCAAAAATTCTAGTGATATGGTCGATCGCGGGTACGAGTGGCTGGCCGTCTGCGCCGAGTCCTGTCATGGCTGGTTGAGTTACACCCAGACGGGGCAGGTCCGGTGGTATGCCGCCACCATTGCAGTCGGAACGCTGATGTTACTTGGTCTGTTTGCGATGTGA
- a CDS encoding NADH-quinone oxidoreductase subunit M, whose protein sequence is MALWLLILIPILAAPIAWMGQQWSRHAPRWIVLGALAIDFMLSILLGGQHSAVQASGHGAWLVEHHTSWIPRWGISLHLGLDGLSVVLILLTVFVGIVATIASWTDIQSRVGLFHCHVLLALGGVIGVFLAIDLFLFFFFWELMLIPMYLLIVIWGHAQRRHASFKFFLFTQAGSLVLLVAIVALALLHQQATGRPSFDYGDLMGLTLSSETARWLMLAFLIGFLVKLPAPPFHTWLPDTYAEAPTGATIILAGILAKTGAYGLLRFTLPLFPEALSEFAPIAMGLGVVGILYAAVLACAQTDIKRLVAYSSISHMGFILLGAFAGTELALQGVMMQMVAHGLSTAGLFLLAGALEERYQTRDMGQMGGLWSVMPRLATMALFFACASLGLPGLANFIGEFLVLFGSYAAQPVMIILASLGMVMAAIYALGMMQRTFFGRQQDTRTAPDLSNVAFGTLLFIAGLQIWLGFYPKALLTTTKPVMEQLVQHVQVSANPTHMPSASLLSSHIVTSQGSTR, encoded by the coding sequence ATGGCTCTCTGGCTACTCATACTCATCCCAATTCTCGCGGCACCCATAGCATGGATGGGACAGCAATGGTCTCGTCACGCCCCTCGTTGGATCGTCCTCGGAGCGTTAGCGATTGATTTCATGCTGTCGATTCTGCTCGGAGGACAACATTCCGCAGTACAGGCCTCAGGACATGGGGCATGGCTTGTGGAACATCACACCAGTTGGATTCCCCGTTGGGGCATCAGTCTCCATCTTGGCCTCGATGGACTGAGCGTCGTCCTTATTCTCTTGACGGTCTTCGTCGGGATCGTGGCCACGATCGCCTCCTGGACAGACATCCAGAGTCGCGTCGGATTGTTTCACTGTCACGTCCTGCTGGCCCTGGGCGGTGTCATCGGGGTGTTCTTGGCCATCGACCTGTTTCTGTTTTTCTTCTTTTGGGAGCTCATGCTCATCCCCATGTATCTCCTGATCGTCATCTGGGGCCATGCACAGCGCCGGCATGCCTCGTTCAAGTTCTTTCTCTTTACGCAGGCCGGGAGCTTGGTGCTGCTCGTTGCGATTGTGGCGCTCGCACTCCTGCATCAACAGGCCACTGGGCGACCGAGTTTCGACTATGGCGACCTGATGGGACTGACTCTGAGCAGTGAGACGGCTCGGTGGCTCATGCTGGCATTTCTCATCGGGTTTCTCGTGAAACTGCCGGCCCCTCCCTTTCATACGTGGCTACCCGATACCTACGCAGAAGCTCCCACCGGGGCCACGATCATCCTCGCCGGGATCTTAGCGAAGACGGGCGCCTATGGTTTGTTGCGATTCACGCTTCCATTGTTTCCCGAAGCCCTGAGCGAGTTCGCGCCCATCGCCATGGGACTCGGTGTGGTTGGGATTCTCTATGCAGCGGTATTGGCCTGTGCCCAAACCGATATCAAACGACTGGTGGCCTACAGCAGCATCAGCCACATGGGGTTCATCCTGCTCGGCGCCTTCGCCGGCACGGAGCTGGCGTTGCAGGGGGTGATGATGCAGATGGTAGCGCATGGGCTGAGTACTGCTGGCCTCTTCCTGCTGGCCGGTGCACTTGAGGAGCGGTATCAGACGAGGGACATGGGCCAGATGGGAGGACTCTGGAGCGTGATGCCACGTCTTGCCACGATGGCGCTGTTCTTTGCCTGCGCGTCATTGGGGTTGCCGGGTCTGGCAAATTTTATCGGTGAGTTCCTCGTGCTATTTGGCTCCTATGCGGCTCAACCGGTCATGATCATTCTGGCATCCCTCGGCATGGTGATGGCAGCCATCTATGCTTTGGGTATGATGCAACGCACGTTCTTTGGCCGACAACAAGACACCCGTACAGCCCCGGACCTGTCGAATGTCGCATTTGGAACCCTACTGTTCATCGCAGGCCTGCAGATCTGGCTGGGGTTCTATCCGAAGGCCCTGTTGACCACGACGAAGCCGGTTATGGAACAACTGGTCCAGCATGTACAGGTGTCTGCGAATCCGACTCACATGCCATCAGCATCCCTGCTCTCGTCCCACATCGTGACCTCGCAGGGGAGTACCCGATGA
- a CDS encoding NADH-quinone oxidoreductase subunit N — MILQDFIALSPILDLGAFCLVTMLAIAFRRNHARIAVCAFLSCLFTLATLPWAATAAPRAVTTLLVVDGHALLYMGLILSATMVIIALSYRYLNSQFHEQEGVEEYYLLLLLATFGGLVLTTAAHFVSFFLGFELLGLSLCSLIGYLRTRRNPLEAAVKYLLLSITASAFLLFGLALLYFESGAMTFHEIGVSVKQWQTVPALWLGGLILVLVGIALKLGLAPFHMWVPDVYQGAPTPITTYIATVSKAAVMALLLRLATEVGILELPPVVHLFSLLAVVSMVTGNVLALLQENVKRLLAYSSIAHFGYVLVALLAGGPPAAEAVTFYVIVYCAMSLGAFGVVTVYSSEGGEKDRVEDYQGLFWTRPWIAGMLALSLLSLAGIPVTAGFIGKFYAITAGVDAGLWWLVLALIGNSVVSLYYYLRLFVTLFGEAAAPATLPQQETPQRSEFVSWTAVCSLGFVASIILVLGVYPEPLIELVRESVSNLLTVATQRP; from the coding sequence ATGATCCTCCAAGATTTCATCGCGCTTTCGCCCATTCTGGATCTCGGGGCCTTCTGCCTCGTGACGATGCTCGCGATTGCCTTCAGACGGAATCATGCAAGGATTGCAGTCTGTGCGTTTCTGTCGTGCCTATTCACCCTCGCGACGTTGCCCTGGGCAGCCACGGCGGCGCCACGAGCCGTGACAACCTTGCTGGTCGTGGATGGACATGCCTTGTTGTATATGGGGCTCATATTGAGTGCGACGATGGTCATCATTGCCCTGTCGTACCGATATCTGAACAGTCAGTTTCATGAGCAAGAAGGGGTCGAGGAATATTACCTGCTCCTACTATTGGCCACGTTCGGGGGATTGGTCCTGACGACAGCTGCGCACTTCGTCTCATTTTTTCTCGGATTCGAACTCCTTGGGCTGTCTCTCTGCAGTCTGATCGGGTATTTACGAACTCGACGAAATCCGCTCGAAGCCGCGGTGAAGTACCTGCTGCTCTCCATCACGGCATCCGCATTCCTCCTGTTTGGCCTGGCCTTGCTGTATTTCGAAAGCGGGGCCATGACCTTCCACGAGATTGGAGTGAGTGTGAAACAGTGGCAGACGGTCCCAGCACTGTGGTTGGGAGGATTGATCCTGGTCCTGGTCGGCATCGCATTGAAGCTCGGGCTGGCGCCGTTTCACATGTGGGTTCCCGATGTGTATCAGGGAGCACCGACTCCCATCACGACATACATCGCGACGGTCTCCAAGGCAGCGGTCATGGCACTGCTACTCCGCCTTGCCACTGAGGTCGGGATATTGGAACTGCCACCCGTTGTGCATCTGTTCAGTCTTCTGGCTGTTGTCTCGATGGTCACCGGGAATGTGCTGGCGCTCTTGCAAGAGAATGTCAAACGTCTCCTGGCCTATTCGTCGATTGCCCACTTCGGCTACGTGCTCGTGGCCTTGCTGGCCGGTGGCCCTCCCGCTGCGGAAGCAGTCACCTTCTATGTGATCGTCTATTGTGCCATGTCGTTAGGGGCCTTTGGTGTGGTGACGGTGTACTCGAGTGAGGGAGGGGAGAAGGACCGTGTCGAGGACTATCAAGGCCTGTTTTGGACTCGCCCTTGGATCGCGGGCATGTTGGCACTGAGCCTGTTGTCGTTGGCCGGCATCCCAGTGACGGCGGGATTCATCGGGAAATTTTATGCGATCACGGCTGGTGTTGATGCCGGCCTGTGGTGGCTGGTGTTGGCGCTGATTGGGAACAGCGTCGTGAGTCTCTACTATTACCTTCGATTGTTCGTGACCCTGTTCGGTGAGGCAGCAGCACCGGCAACACTTCCTCAACAGGAGACGCCGCAGCGGTCAGAGTTCGTCAGTTGGACGGCCGTATGCTCGCTCGGATTTGTCGCATCGATCATCCTCGTACTAGGAGTCTATCCAGAACCGCTGATTGAGCTTGTCCGTGAATCCGTGAGTAACCTCCTCACGGTGGCCACACAGAGACCGTGA
- a CDS encoding zeta toxin family protein gives MSKKIIIIAGPNGAGKTTFARSFLPEEAQCPRFINADLIAAGLAPFAPETAALKAGRLMLEEIAACVQRGESFAFETTLAGLSYLSHIRQWREQGYHVSLFFLALPDADAAIARVAERVRQGGHDIPERVIRRRFAAGLRHFHEAYKAAVDAWAHYDNVGESPILLEWGEN, from the coding sequence ATGAGCAAAAAGATCATCATCATCGCCGGCCCCAACGGCGCAGGAAAAACAACCTTTGCGCGTTCGTTCCTCCCGGAGGAAGCACAATGTCCGCGTTTCATCAATGCAGACCTGATCGCGGCGGGACTGGCACCGTTCGCCCCAGAAACCGCGGCGCTCAAGGCCGGACGCCTGATGCTGGAGGAGATCGCCGCCTGCGTTCAACGCGGAGAAAGCTTTGCCTTTGAGACGACCCTCGCTGGGCTGAGTTATCTGTCCCACATCAGGCAGTGGCGGGAGCAGGGCTATCACGTAAGCCTGTTCTTTCTCGCGCTGCCGGATGCAGATGCGGCAATTGCCCGCGTGGCGGAGCGGGTGCGGCAAGGCGGGCATGACATCCCGGAACGAGTGATCCGGCGGCGGTTCGCTGCAGGACTGCGTCACTTCCACGAGGCCTACAAGGCCGCTGTGGATGCCTGGGCACACTATGATAATGTGGGTGAAAGTCCGATCCTGCTCGAATGGGGGGAGAACTAA